GTCCTCCCACCCGTGTTAGTCCCAAGGCATTCCGAATTCCCCCCCGGACATAGTCTCATGCCGTTCCAAAGGACGGCAGAACCCGCCATGCCTCATAATGTATCTTACTCCGGATCAGGTTTCCCACCTTCCGCCAGCTCTGAGCTTCCCGATACACCGCCACCAGCCTACTCCCCTCCTTCCGATGATTCCGAACCGCCTGGAGAAGTCGCCCCAGTGTCCTACCAGGAACCGGTCTACTGGGCTTCGGTAGCCTACTACGAGCTGAATTGCAGAGTCGGCGAGGTGTTCCATTGCAATTCGCATTCGGTAGTGGTAGATGGCTTCACGGATCCTTCGAATAACAGCGACAGATTCTGTTTAGGACAGCTTAGTAACGTCAACAGGAACTCCACAATAGAGAACACGAGGCGTCATATAGGGAAAGGCGTGCATTTATATTACGTAGGCGGGGAAGTATATGCAGAGTGTCTGTCTGATGCAGCGATTTTTGTCCAGAGCCGTAATTGTAACCACCACCACGGTTTCCACCCGTCAACGGTGTGCAAGATACCGCCTGGTTGTTCTTTGAAGATCTTCAATAACCGCGAATTCGCTACGTTACTCTCTCAGAGCGTCAACCACGGTTTCGAAGCGGTTTATGAACTAACCAAGATGTGTACCATCCGTATGTCATTCGTTAAAGGATGGGGTGCGGAGTACCATCGTCAGGATGTGACTTCCACGCCCTGTTGGATTGAAATACACCTTCATGGTCCGTTACAGTGGCTCGACAAGGTTCTCACCCAAATGGGGTCTCCTCATAACGCTATATCGTCCGTATCTTAGCCGCCTACCCTACATTTGTCCCCCACCGCTGTATGTATCGGAGTTTCATATTATATACCGTTTACCATACGAAATGATTGTCATCCTCAGTGCATTTTATACCGTCTCGAGAATTTTCATTTTTGAGATTTCTGTAAAGTATACTTTGAACAAACTTGTGTTACACAGAAGACGTATTCCTGTGTGGAACGGGGTATTATTTACTGTTAACTACAACTAGATGTCGTTTCGCGCTAAAAGTAAAATTACACTTGCCTTTATttcatagaaataaaatagtgaattttagaacaaaaagcttcatatatttttggaattCAGCTCAAATTTTGTGTCCAGGCCGCTCGTAAATCatttataaatgtatttattattataaatagaaagacataaagtaagaaataattaaCTCGTGAATGTTTATGACAAGATGGATATTATCGTGTACATAATGCTCTTTGATGGTATTTTTGAATCGAGTCCAAAATTAAGGCATGTAAAATTgcatgtattttattgtttcaagGTAAATcggtgatattattattatatatatacgaATTGAATGTTATTGTAAGACATAATTTCGTAAGAATTTCTATGTTTATTAGCTTAGGCGGAAATGCAATTTTATATTAGCTGTGTATCTTGTATGTTTTGTGATTTAACTATATCTTTACTATTGAAAGTTTGATGGTTCATCTCACAATTTGTATTTAACTTtgtcaaagttaaattttaGTAGCTTTGTATTGCTGTCGTGACTCGTGTTTTTTCGCTACTAGTTTTAAatctatttaatgtttttttttaaatgtcacaaCATTGAATTTCATATTCCAGAATAGTTTGTAgataacatttttaaacacAGTAATAATGctgaattttgttaaaaatattatgaacaTGGAATCAGTGAATCAAGTGGAATAAAATTGTAGTAAAAATATAGTTGAGGCTACAAATAATAGTTTCTATGGGTTATGTGTTCTGTATATTGTAGTTACTTTTAAGTATAATTGCTAAAATACGCTTTTGAGAATATTAtcatgtaaattttatttttactaatgcACATAGActttgtatttatgctggatgtaggctgcataaacatttttattgtatgcCTTAGAGCATAAAGTGAAAAAGGAATTCACGCCTGCAGCCATGAACAATTTACTGTAACCTGTAACTGTTTAATTTCTTCGCAATCGAAATAAAAATCGCTGTATGTGGCCTGTTCATAAaaacccattttaccctcgTCTTCGGCTCGGGTAAATTTGACTAGAATCTGTTCGTGTAAGATGGCGTGTTCGTAAAATATTCTGTAGTGTTTCATATGACACTTTCTTAATATTACAAAAACGTTATCCTCAAGATAATCTATGAAAGATaacttgtgttaaaaatatctCTGTCCGATATATTTATAACTTacccatatatatttttaaactttacgtGGTCAGATTTTAAATGGATTTTTCAATagcgtattttaattttatgaacaaTAAACGATTACTATTTCGCACATAAATAGAGCGTTTGCAGAAATATCTGTTGGCATTTTCGTTTTTACTGGTTAAGTTAATTTTGTGCCATCGCGtatgtgtttattatttttaagtaaacgTTTTAGGTTAGATTTTAACTGTTCTGGACTTAATGTCATAACTTTTGTAGCTAATCAATGACCTTTAAGACGTAAAAATTATTCATTTAGTCatgattatttaatttgatcATACGTTGTTATGCAAACGGGAACCAATCCACACTTACCCTTATTTTTTTTGAGAGGCTACaatagagatctctctccagggcccagtttctcgaagcatattattctaataatattagtgttttgtctcattttctcatacaatttatgagacaacacactaatattattagactaatatgctttgagaaacagggcccAGGCAGATCAACTTTGGGGGAAGTGTAGGTaggttggttcctgtttgcataactacgtcCATTTGTGGCTAAGCCAGGGGTTCCCAATGTTTTTAAGTCCCCGTGCTTGATAAGaaaataacctaaccgactTAGAAAAGTGAAGTTCAGTATTCCTAAGACATCTgaatcgatttttatcaaacatagctaggAACCACCGCTAGGATATTCGCTTTCATGTAAATTAACCGCATCGCTATCGGTCCATctttttaagagctacgatacGATGCCTCAGATAAACAGACATGGCGTCAAACTTAGAACACTTTCTTTTTGCAACGAAGGTCAAAAAGGAGTTCTTAAAGGATTTGATTGTCTGTCAGTTTGGTAAGACCACTTTTCTCAGGAGCGCGTGGAaggattaaatataaattattatgacaGCATGTCACCATGGCGCTGTGGTCTCTTGCAAATGTAAAAATACCAAGCCAAATTGTTTTGACACGATCAAAACAATCCTTCAAATAACTTTGGAAAGTGTGTATCACACAATAATAGTTagaattaaaagcaaaacaaaagcaCGCAAAGTGACGCTTCCAAACTCAAGTATAAGTCAGAAAATCACTAATTCCGATGTAAATGCCTTTATTTTTTACATCGTCACTACTAGAATATCTcgtatcttaaataaatatgtccACAGAATTAACCCTTGAAGTAATGTTCATAGAGTTCACTATAGTACGagctttttgtaaaaataatgacattataatgtaaaattatatattataatataaaaacttatttttgctgacttttaTTGTTGTGCTGTACGGAACCATACTTTACATTGAAGATCTTTTTTACAGGTTTTAATTTTCTTGCGATGTCTTTGTATAAGAAAATGCCTAGTTTTAGACACGCGTGCCTGCGATCTTAGCAGATCGTTTCGTTCTAAAGCCGACGCGAATTGTCGTGACGCACAGTTTGGGAACCCCTAGATATTAAAACGCTTTAATTAGTACTGTTTTTAACCCCAACGGAAAAAAAAGTTCAACAAATATGTAATTGATGAAACAGCGTAACGCACGTGTATAAATACTGAGGTGCCTATTAATTTGTGCCTCAAATTTTTAATGTTACTgttgaatgaaatgaaaatatattgACATTATAAGATGCCttacataaatacaaaataaaataaagatggCCGTCCACAAGCAAGTTTTATAAGTACGCGAACTATTTGACGAAGTTGTTCTTGACATTGTTTGTGGGCGGTTAACGACTACTTACACGTTATAAAACACCACTGTACTTTAATACTATGCTTAAATTATCACCGGTCTAGCTTGGCTTGAGTTCTTAAGTTGTTTTTTCACTATCAGTTTAGTCTACGATatgtgtataaaatataactcaTTTT
This sequence is a window from Choristoneura fumiferana chromosome 10, NRCan_CFum_1, whole genome shotgun sequence. Protein-coding genes within it:
- the Mad gene encoding mothers against decapentaplegic homolog 1 — its product is MDTDDGESSSSGPMSSLNSLFSFTSPAVKKLLGWKQGDEEEKWAEKAVDSLVKKLKKRKGAIEELERALSCPGTPSKCVTIPRSLDGRLQVSHRKGLPHVIYCRVWRWPDLQSHHELKPLEICQYPFSAKQKEVCINPYHYKRVESPVLPPVLVPRHSEFPPGHSLMPFQRTAEPAMPHNVSYSGSGFPPSASSELPDTPPPAYSPPSDDSEPPGEVAPVSYQEPVYWASVAYYELNCRVGEVFHCNSHSVVVDGFTDPSNNSDRFCLGQLSNVNRNSTIENTRRHIGKGVHLYYVGGEVYAECLSDAAIFVQSRNCNHHHGFHPSTVCKIPPGCSLKIFNNREFATLLSQSVNHGFEAVYELTKMCTIRMSFVKGWGAEYHRQDVTSTPCWIEIHLHGPLQWLDKVLTQMGSPHNAISSVS